Proteins from a genomic interval of Triplophysa dalaica isolate WHDGS20190420 chromosome 13, ASM1584641v1, whole genome shotgun sequence:
- the moxd1 gene encoding DBH-like monooxygenase protein 1 homolog, with the protein MSGSTFLWALVFLTSLVCSACSPKTGFVHSASLDGDGRYNIKWGFDESTITFEAEVATKGYIGFGLSPNGAMASSDIVIGGVLNGSPYLLDYFTDSKRKVHKDPVQSYKLLYGRENDTHTVLAFSRNIQTCDDNDKVITGSTVRVIWAFHTEDVGASGPVYHGMNRGRKSLRLLNPGTRSSIPSGTAFFDLQNEKVHVPDKETTYWCRIFKFPEMKRKHHVIRIEPLIQKGHENLVHHILLYQCGSNLNKSEINREHECYHPNMPDSFFTCETILFAWAIGGEGFTFPPHVGMSIGTSIDPVFVLMEVHFDNPSLQKGKVDSSGLRLYYSPKMRRYDAGVIETGVWVSLYHMLPPGMQDYITEGHCTQECLQESLNSEMPSGVHVFAVLLHAHLAGRAIRQRHFREQVELPPLASDDQFDFNFQEFQPLSQERLILPGDSLITECRYSTKSRMNMTWGGLSARDEMCLSYLLYYPRVNLARCESLPEITGQLKFIGVTEIQEPVTTWPFVIKSPKKFSNLSFTEAMDKYRWTRKRGKEFNEVVRKLPMNVRCSKIGQDEWSIQGVIVSPPELKSDQNSEDVLPCRNVSESQLESFLTVFLTACLLLILQMHLHL; encoded by the exons ATGTCTGGAAGTACGTTTCTTTGGGCTTTAGTTTTCTTAACTTCACTGGTTTGCTCAGCATGCTCACCAAAGACAGGGTTTGTCCATTCAGCTTCCTTAGATGGGGATGGGAGATACAACATTAAATGGGGATTTGACGAGTCAACGATAACGTTTGAAGCAGAAGTGGCAACGAAAGGATATATTGGGTTTGGCTTGTCACCAAACGGTGCGATGGCTTCGTCTGATATCGTAATAGGTGGCGTGCTGAACGGAAGTCCATATCTACTG GACTATTTCACAGACTCAAAAAGAAAGGTCCATAAAGACCCGGTCCAGAGCTACAAGCTGCTGTATGGAAGGGAAAATGATACACATACTGTCCTGGCTTTCAGCAGAAACATTCAGACATGTGATGACAATGACAAAGTTATTACG GGCAGTACGGTGAGAGTGATCTGGGCGTTCCACACGGAGGACGTTGGAGCATCAGGGCCGGTCTACCATGGGATGAACAGGGGGAGAAAGAGCCTACGGTTACTCAACCCCGGAACCCGCTCCAGCATCCCATCAGGAACAGCTTTCTTTGACCTTCAAAATGAGAAG GTTCATGTGCCCGACAAGGAGACAACGTACTGGTGCCGAATATTCAAATTCCCAGAGATGAAGAGGAAACATCATGTAATCAGA ATAGAACCGTTGATTCAGAAGGGTCATGAGAATCTGGTCCATCACATTCTGCTTTACCAGTGTGGCAGCAATCTGAACAAGAGTGAGATCAACAGAGAACATGAATGCTATCATCCAAACATGCCAGACTCCTTCTTCACCTGCGAAACCATCCTGTTCGCTTGGGCTATCGGGGGAGAG GGCTTCACCTTTCCTCCACATGTTGGAATGTCTATAGGAACCTCAATAGATCCAGTATTTGTACTAATGGAAGTTCACTTTGATAATCCATCTTTACAAAAAG GAAAAGTGGACAGCTCAGGTCTGCGCCTGTACTATAGCCCCAAAATGAGGCGTTATGATGCTGGGGTCATCGAGACGGGTGTGTGGGTCAGTCTCTATCACATGCTCCCTCCTGGCATGCAGGATTATATTACAGAAGGACACTGCACACAGGAGTGTCTACAGGAG TCATTAAACAGTGAGATGCCCAGTGGAGTTCATGTGTTTGCAGTGCTGCTTCATGCTCACCTGGCAGGCCGGGCTATCAGACAACGTCATTTCCGTGAGCAGGTCGAGCTCCCGCCGCTGGCCTCAGATGACCAGTTTGATTTCAACTTCCAAGAGTTCCAGCCCCTCAGCCAGGAGAGACTAATTTTACCT GGTGATTCTCTAATCACAGAATGTAGATATAGCACCAAGAGCAGAATGAACATGACTTGG GGAGGTCTCAGCGCTCGGGATGAGATGTGTTTGTCATACCTGCTTTACTACCCCAGGGTCAACCTAGCCAGGTGCGAGAGTTTACCAGAAATTACCGGTCAGCTCAAATTCATAGGGGTCACAGAGATTCAGGAACCTGTTAC aacGTGGCCCTTTGTGATTAAAAGTCCTAAGAAATTCAGCAATTTGTCCTTCACGGAGGCAATGGATAAATACAGGTGGACAAGGAAGAGAGGAAAAGAGTTTAATGAAGTTGTTCGGAAACTCCCCATGAATGTCCGCTGCTCTAAGATTGGCCAGGATGAGTGGTCG ATTCAAGGAGTGATCGTCTCTCCACCCGAGCTGAAGTCAGACCAGAATTCTGAGGATGTTCTGCCCTGTAGAAATGTCTCAGAGTCCCAGCTTGAAAGTTTCCTAACCGTGTTCCTCACTGCATGTCTTCTGCTCATACTACAGATGCACTTACACCTCTAA